One genomic region from Acidobacteriota bacterium encodes:
- a CDS encoding serine hydrolase produces the protein MDSKLPPLNRRDCLKTLSLGAFAGTAAGVLPACRRDGLGVPEWVAFPEEEWVKIDPADAGLDAGRMDRIFAAAGIHPGGFGGTAPGDDEWGAVLTRGGYLVYAFGDPSYKTQSASLGKCLVRALLGLAVDDGLVDPDEPIWKTWTGRDELSHPHKYLDEGHHKTLTWRKLVNHRGGFILESGYHWRNKPGERDPEVAAHWIHGTIPDWVEWTGDPIYDNYSHTEPGTVTRYSSGGYVRLGQALTALWDRDLKDVIDERLFGPMGIPPDRWEWKPGKVLQDTKDFYPAIPHYGEYVDPPYEINGNVVRGGPGWFMISSEDLARFGLLIATRGIWRGKRLVSPEWLRGHAGLDIHVTTGDPETYVSLGKTNTKNFPFGREVGARGYFSFPKDLITGAVSPSRTPSYSAY, from the coding sequence CGCAGGGACTGCCTGAAGACACTCTCCTTGGGAGCGTTCGCCGGAACCGCGGCGGGGGTCCTCCCGGCATGCCGGCGGGACGGACTCGGAGTCCCCGAGTGGGTCGCGTTTCCGGAAGAGGAATGGGTGAAGATCGATCCGGCCGACGCGGGTCTGGATGCGGGCCGGATGGATCGCATCTTCGCCGCCGCCGGTATCCACCCCGGAGGCTTCGGCGGCACGGCACCCGGCGATGACGAATGGGGCGCCGTCCTGACCCGCGGGGGCTACCTCGTCTACGCATTCGGGGACCCCAGCTACAAAACCCAGTCGGCGTCACTGGGGAAATGCCTCGTCCGCGCCCTGCTGGGATTGGCCGTGGACGACGGCCTGGTGGATCCGGACGAACCCATCTGGAAGACCTGGACCGGGCGGGACGAGCTGTCGCATCCCCACAAGTACCTGGATGAAGGGCATCACAAGACCCTCACCTGGCGGAAACTGGTCAACCACCGGGGCGGATTCATCCTGGAGAGCGGTTACCACTGGCGGAACAAGCCGGGAGAGCGGGACCCGGAGGTGGCGGCGCATTGGATTCACGGCACCATCCCGGATTGGGTGGAATGGACGGGGGACCCGATCTACGACAACTACTCCCATACGGAACCGGGCACCGTCACCCGGTACAGCAGCGGAGGCTATGTCCGGCTGGGCCAGGCGTTGACCGCCCTCTGGGACCGGGACCTGAAGGATGTCATCGACGAGCGATTGTTCGGTCCCATGGGAATCCCTCCCGACCGCTGGGAATGGAAGCCCGGCAAGGTGCTTCAGGACACGAAGGACTTCTATCCCGCCATTCCCCACTATGGCGAGTACGTCGATCCTCCCTACGAGATCAACGGGAACGTGGTTCGGGGCGGTCCCGGCTGGTTCATGATCAGTTCGGAAGATCTGGCCCGCTTCGGCCTGTTGATCGCAACCCGGGGGATTTGGCGCGGCAAACGGTTGGTCAGCCCCGAGTGGCTCCGGGGTCATGCCGGTCTGGACATCCACGTGACAACCGGCGACCCCGAAACCTATGTGTCGCTGGGCAAGACGAACACCAAGAACTTCCCGTTCGGGAGGGAGGTGGGCGCCCGGGGATATTTCTCCTTTCCGAAGGATCTCATCACGGGTGCGGTCTCGCCGTCCCGGACGCCTTCATATAGCGCATACTGA
- a CDS encoding tetratricopeptide repeat protein, which produces MIATFVLNSVLWSQTVDFQHVQALLNSGDLAGARLLLDRAVQGNPQSPQLWAMLAGVCAGLEDWPAARDAYEQALRQTPDDPKLLAGLGFVLARQGQLREAITALRKSASLDPDNARVRFLLGRVQFEAQQFDAAVSNFEQAMLREPRNESFYLEYAQVLSRGQAYTGAEKILNYGLRQLPRSAAIRFELGVCYQKQLKSRQAQQEFRRVIRQDADFPGVYTALAGSLLESGQLEEAEPVLLSALKVNGGDFDSRYLYAVLLARLGRKTEAVSQLRKCLELRGDDARVHYQLGKAMADSGEIEAAESALDNAVRLEPELKEAHLELGRLYSRQGLTEKAKRSLMRFEELRQKQEREDREQGDRVLVVEE; this is translated from the coding sequence GTGATCGCGACCTTCGTTCTGAACTCGGTCCTCTGGTCCCAGACGGTGGATTTCCAGCACGTGCAGGCTCTTCTCAACTCGGGAGACCTGGCCGGGGCCCGCCTTCTGCTCGACCGGGCCGTACAAGGGAACCCGCAGTCTCCGCAGCTATGGGCCATGCTCGCAGGGGTGTGCGCCGGACTCGAGGATTGGCCCGCCGCCCGGGACGCCTACGAACAAGCGCTGCGTCAGACGCCGGACGACCCAAAGTTGCTGGCCGGGCTCGGTTTCGTCCTGGCGCGCCAGGGACAGCTCCGGGAAGCGATCACCGCGCTGCGGAAGAGTGCGAGCCTCGACCCGGACAACGCACGGGTGCGCTTCCTGCTGGGGCGGGTGCAGTTCGAGGCGCAGCAATTCGACGCGGCCGTTTCCAACTTCGAGCAGGCGATGCTCAGGGAGCCGAGAAACGAGTCGTTCTATCTGGAATACGCCCAGGTTCTGTCGCGGGGTCAGGCTTACACCGGGGCCGAGAAGATTCTCAATTACGGTCTTCGGCAACTGCCCCGGTCGGCGGCGATCCGCTTCGAACTGGGGGTCTGCTACCAGAAGCAGTTGAAGAGCCGGCAGGCGCAGCAGGAGTTCCGGCGAGTCATCCGGCAGGACGCGGACTTCCCTGGGGTCTACACGGCCTTGGCCGGTTCGTTGTTGGAGAGTGGACAGTTGGAGGAGGCCGAGCCGGTTTTGCTGAGCGCGCTCAAGGTCAACGGTGGAGACTTCGACTCGCGCTATCTCTACGCGGTGCTGCTCGCCCGGCTGGGACGCAAGACCGAGGCCGTGTCCCAACTCAGGAAATGCCTCGAGTTGAGGGGCGACGACGCTCGAGTCCACTACCAGTTGGGAAAGGCGATGGCAGATTCCGGGGAAATCGAAGCTGCGGAATCCGCGTTGGACAACGCAGTGCGGCTGGAACCGGAGTTGAAGGAGGCCCATCTCGAGTTGGGCCGGCTCTATTCCAGGCAGGGCCTGACCGAGAAGGCGAAGCGGTCGCTGATGCGGTTTGAGGAGCTTCGTCAGAAACAGGAGCGGGAGGATCGGGAGCAAGGGGATCGAGTGCTGGTAGTGGAGGAGTGA
- a CDS encoding CocE/NonD family hydrolase produces MSEPKYKNNLKVEFVRVPMRDGVELAAKIVRPDAEGRFPGVMMYYPYRFLNDSEDLGFPWPVGPTPYLAERGYAVVQYEVRGTGNSGGWTKDIYSADERRDGYEMVEWIADQPWCNGNVGMIGISYGGVVQWQVAVQAPPSLKAIIVRSANDDVYTEWTYPGGVLRPYMFDTFSPLMTASNMLPPNPDIAGPKWSEIWQERLEKSEPWGIGYISHQQNGPYWQDRSLAKDFNRVKCAVYVIGGWSDVYPTALLRAYSNLKVPKRALIGPWGHWWPEVERAVPGPRIEGGIEYVKWFDYWLKEIDNGVMDEPPVTIFVKKYKKPSARMYLEEPGSWRSEREWPIARTRPTPLYFHSGGGLSREEDAAEGRDEYEYDPVVGLTSGIHWGGGVLPWGMPIDQRLDEALSLTYTTPPLEEELEVTGTPTAMLNVSSTAEVAYFRVKLIDVAPDGTSKLVRYGGLNATHRDSHFEPKPLEPGKTYEIKVELKTISYVFAPGHRIRVAVTSADIQNAWPTAQSATNTIHRGGRFPSRIILPVIGRQSPRLPPPDLKILPPADPDILAKPTEYSVTRDLVNETATVRLSIDDREYGRIIESSFTVSSKEPANAVLKARSIRSMDRPGMEVRVEANEVTRSDSKAFHHMGQVEVRVNGKSHTNKSWSVSVPRKLN; encoded by the coding sequence ATGTCTGAACCAAAATATAAAAATAATCTCAAAGTGGAATTCGTGCGGGTTCCCATGCGGGACGGCGTCGAGCTGGCCGCCAAGATCGTGCGTCCCGACGCCGAAGGGCGGTTCCCCGGCGTGATGATGTACTACCCCTACCGTTTTCTGAACGACTCGGAGGACCTGGGCTTCCCCTGGCCGGTCGGACCCACGCCCTACCTGGCGGAAAGAGGCTATGCCGTCGTTCAGTACGAGGTCCGCGGGACCGGAAATTCGGGAGGCTGGACCAAGGACATCTATTCCGCCGACGAGCGGCGGGACGGCTACGAGATGGTGGAGTGGATCGCCGACCAACCGTGGTGCAACGGCAACGTGGGCATGATCGGCATCTCCTACGGAGGCGTGGTGCAGTGGCAGGTGGCGGTGCAGGCGCCTCCCAGCCTCAAGGCCATCATCGTCCGCTCCGCCAACGACGACGTCTACACCGAGTGGACCTATCCCGGCGGCGTCCTCCGGCCCTACATGTTCGACACCTTCTCTCCCTTGATGACGGCCTCCAATATGCTGCCGCCCAATCCGGATATCGCCGGCCCCAAGTGGAGCGAAATCTGGCAGGAGCGGTTGGAAAAGAGCGAGCCCTGGGGCATCGGCTACATCTCCCACCAGCAGAACGGCCCCTACTGGCAGGACCGGTCGCTGGCGAAGGATTTCAACCGGGTCAAGTGCGCCGTCTACGTGATCGGGGGCTGGTCGGACGTCTATCCCACCGCGCTGCTGCGGGCCTACTCGAATTTGAAAGTCCCCAAACGGGCGCTGATCGGTCCCTGGGGACACTGGTGGCCGGAAGTGGAGCGGGCGGTCCCCGGACCCCGGATCGAGGGCGGCATCGAGTACGTGAAGTGGTTCGACTACTGGCTCAAGGAGATCGACAACGGCGTCATGGACGAACCGCCGGTGACCATTTTCGTCAAGAAGTACAAGAAGCCGTCGGCCCGGATGTACCTGGAGGAGCCCGGGTCCTGGCGGTCGGAGCGGGAGTGGCCCATCGCCCGCACCCGGCCGACACCGCTTTACTTCCACTCCGGCGGCGGGCTAAGTCGTGAGGAAGACGCCGCCGAAGGGCGCGACGAGTATGAATACGATCCCGTAGTGGGACTCACGTCCGGAATTCACTGGGGCGGCGGCGTCCTGCCCTGGGGAATGCCCATCGATCAGCGGCTGGACGAAGCCCTCTCCCTGACCTATACGACACCCCCGCTGGAAGAGGAACTGGAAGTGACGGGGACGCCCACGGCGATGCTCAACGTCTCCTCCACTGCCGAGGTCGCCTATTTTCGCGTCAAGCTCATCGACGTGGCCCCGGACGGGACTTCCAAGCTGGTCCGCTACGGGGGACTCAATGCGACGCATCGCGACTCGCATTTCGAGCCGAAACCCCTGGAGCCGGGAAAGACTTACGAAATCAAAGTCGAGTTGAAGACGATTTCGTACGTCTTCGCACCGGGGCACCGGATCCGGGTGGCCGTCACCAGCGCCGATATCCAGAACGCCTGGCCCACAGCGCAGAGCGCCACCAACACGATCCATCGAGGGGGGCGCTTCCCTTCCCGGATCATCCTCCCCGTCATCGGGCGCCAGAGCCCGCGCCTTCCACCGCCGGATCTGAAGATCCTGCCGCCTGCGGATCCCGACATCCTCGCCAAGCCCACGGAGTACTCCGTCACCCGGGACCTGGTGAACGAGACCGCGACGGTCCGATTGTCCATTGACGATCGGGAGTACGGCCGGATCATCGAGTCGAGCTTCACGGTGTCGTCGAAAGAACCTGCCAACGCCGTGCTCAAGGCCCGCTCCATACGGTCCATGGACCGTCCCGGCATGGAGGTCCGGGTGGAGGCGAACGAGGTGACGAGGAGCGACTCGAAGGCTTTCCACCATATGGGCCAAGTGGAGGTCCGGGTCAACGGCAAGAGTCACACCAACAAGAGCTGGTCCGTGAGCGTGCCCAGGAAACTGAATTGA